The following coding sequences lie in one Pseudorca crassidens isolate mPseCra1 chromosome 2, mPseCra1.hap1, whole genome shotgun sequence genomic window:
- the CPTP gene encoding ceramide-1-phosphate transfer protein gives MDDLESEFNLKVVLLSFKQCLNEKEEVLLDHYLASWRGLVRFLNGLGTIFSFISKDVVAKLQIMEQLCGGPQQEHYSTLQAMVAYEVGSQLVDLERRSRHPDSGCRTVLRLHRALHWLQLFLESIRTSPEDARTAALCTDSYNASLAAYHPWIIRRAVTVAFCALPTRKVFLETMNVGSPEQAVEMLGEALPFIERVYDISQRLYAEHALLDLP, from the exons ATGGATGACTTGGAGTCAGAGTTTAATCTGAAAGttgtcctgctcagtttcaagcAGTGTCTCAACGAGAAGGAAGAGGTGCTGTTGGACCACTACCTCGCCAGCTGGAGGGGGCTGGTCAG GTTCCTGAACGGCCTGGGCACCATCTTCTCGTTCATCTCCAAGGATGTGGTGGCGAAGCTGCAGATCATGGAGCAGCTGTGCGGGGGCCCCCAGCAGGAGCACTATAGCACCCTGCAGGCCATGGTGGCCTACGAAGTGGGCAGCCAGCTGGTGGACCTGGAGAGGCGCTCCCGCCACCCCGACTCGGGCTGCCGCACGGTGCTGCGGCTGCACCGCGCCCTGCACTGGCTGCAGCTCTTCCTGGAGAGCATCCGCACCAGCCCTGAGGACGCGCGCACTGCCGCGCTCTGCACTGACTCTTACAATGCCTCGCTGGCCGCCTACCACCCTTGGATCATCCGCCGCGCCGTTACCGTGGCCTTCTGTGCACTGCCCACACGCAAGGTCTTCCTGGAGACCATGAACGTGGGGTCCCCCGAGCAGGCCGTGGAGATGCTGGGCGAGGCCCTGCCCTTCATCGAACGCGTCTACGACATCTCCCAGAGGCTGTACGCCGAGCACGCCCTGCTGGACCTACCCTAG